Proteins found in one Ferrimicrobium sp. genomic segment:
- a CDS encoding PLP-dependent aspartate aminotransferase family protein, translating to MDTFTKLQLPVVEDRLHGPNPAVSLNATYYEGQRVVYGRHSNSTWEALETLIGELEGGTGVSFASGQAAMFASSLLAEGRLVISEDTYVGSRDLAKFMIGRDLKQCTTISESALREPTTIDNLGPGDVLMIESPSNPLLVTYDIAALAKAAHDHGALLAVDNTVATPVLQNPLSLGADIVVHSATKFISGHSDVLAGLVIVGDEALAERLYEVRAVVGSVIGPVEAYLSFRGAKTLGVRVKHASESAAQLADNLVERLGSDAVCYPGFDDTLVGPGRQQSAGGALLSLILGSAKEADRFVGELRVFHHATSLGGVESLAERRSKYVGEERLPAGLVRLSVGLESPDDLWADIDHALSVATRP from the coding sequence AATCCTGCGGTTTCGCTCAACGCTACCTATTATGAGGGGCAGCGCGTCGTCTACGGGCGCCACTCCAACTCCACTTGGGAGGCCCTTGAGACCCTGATTGGCGAGCTCGAAGGGGGTACTGGCGTATCGTTCGCCTCTGGGCAGGCGGCGATGTTTGCCTCGTCTCTCTTGGCCGAAGGTCGGCTCGTGATCTCAGAGGACACTTACGTTGGTTCTCGCGATCTGGCCAAGTTTATGATCGGGCGTGACCTCAAGCAGTGTACGACCATCAGTGAGTCGGCACTGAGAGAGCCAACCACCATCGATAACCTTGGGCCTGGCGACGTGTTGATGATTGAGTCGCCATCGAACCCGTTGCTCGTCACCTACGACATTGCTGCTCTTGCCAAGGCCGCACACGATCACGGGGCACTGCTCGCTGTTGACAACACGGTTGCCACGCCGGTGTTGCAAAATCCCCTCAGCCTTGGGGCGGACATCGTCGTTCATTCGGCGACCAAGTTCATCTCTGGGCACTCCGATGTCCTTGCCGGGCTCGTGATCGTCGGGGATGAAGCCCTCGCAGAGCGACTATATGAGGTACGGGCGGTGGTTGGATCGGTTATTGGGCCGGTTGAGGCCTATCTCAGTTTCCGGGGCGCCAAGACGCTTGGCGTACGCGTCAAGCACGCGAGTGAGTCCGCTGCGCAGCTCGCGGACAACCTGGTCGAGCGTCTCGGGAGCGACGCGGTCTGTTATCCAGGCTTTGACGATACCCTGGTCGGGCCGGGACGACAACAAAGTGCCGGTGGGGCACTGCTCTCCCTGATTCTTGGCAGTGCTAAGGAGGCTGACCGGTTCGTCGGTGAGCTTAGGGTGTTTCATCACGCGACCTCGCTCGGTGGTGTTGAGAGCCTGGCGGAGCGACGGTCCAAGTATGTGGGTGAGGAGCGACTGCCGGCCGGACTGGTGCGCCTCAGCGTGGGCCTTGAGTCGCCCGACGATCTTTGGGCCGATATCGATCACGCTCTGAGCGTTGCCACCAGACCCTGA
- a CDS encoding enoyl-CoA hydratase-related protein — protein MGVIERVDHDTTAVLTINRPEKKNALRLEDFDDLASQLLLADQDPNVRVIVLTGTDDSFSAGADLKSLADYERNPLGHLGRIHHCARTLAQVAKPTIAAINGVAVGAGLNLALACDLAIAGRSAMVSEIFIDRGLTLDYGGSALLIQRIGLHRAKELAFFATRLVGDELIDWGLVNRVVDDDRVQADALAWAEQLATRSPTALALTKSILNRAAPSLTEAIDLEVIAQVAALSDPSIGSTLTNF, from the coding sequence GTGGGTGTCATCGAGCGAGTCGACCACGACACGACCGCAGTACTGACCATCAATCGCCCAGAGAAGAAGAACGCGCTTCGGCTCGAGGACTTCGACGATTTGGCCAGCCAACTGCTTTTGGCCGACCAGGATCCAAACGTACGCGTGATCGTGCTTACTGGGACCGACGACAGCTTCAGCGCCGGCGCGGACCTCAAATCACTGGCCGACTATGAGCGCAACCCCCTCGGTCACCTGGGGCGGATTCATCACTGTGCGAGGACGTTGGCCCAGGTCGCCAAACCAACGATCGCTGCGATCAATGGCGTGGCCGTTGGCGCAGGTCTTAACCTTGCCCTCGCGTGTGATCTCGCGATCGCAGGCCGCTCGGCGATGGTGAGCGAGATCTTCATTGATCGGGGTCTCACGCTCGACTACGGTGGCTCCGCACTCTTGATCCAACGCATCGGCCTCCATCGTGCCAAGGAGCTCGCCTTCTTCGCCACCCGCCTCGTCGGCGATGAGTTGATAGATTGGGGGCTCGTCAACCGTGTGGTCGACGACGACCGCGTCCAAGCCGACGCCCTAGCATGGGCCGAGCAGCTCGCGACACGGTCCCCGACCGCCCTCGCACTCACCAAATCGATCCTGAATCGGGCCGCACCGTCGCTCACCGAGGCTATCGACCTCGAGGTCATCGCGCAGGTAGCCGCGCTGTCTGACCCCAGCATTGGCTCCACGCTAACCAACTTCTAG
- a CDS encoding NifU family protein, whose amino-acid sequence MSLSVTNAADERKAQLEALLAKLRPAVQADGGDLYLASVDTETGKVVVGLSGACSSCAISTTTVKLGVERILKAKLPWVTSVDGDIDTSIDFEASARLGTGGYVPISIRKS is encoded by the coding sequence ATGAGTCTCTCCGTGACGAATGCCGCCGACGAGCGAAAGGCCCAGCTTGAGGCGTTGCTCGCCAAGTTGCGCCCAGCCGTCCAAGCCGACGGCGGCGACCTCTATCTGGCTTCCGTTGACACGGAGACCGGCAAGGTCGTGGTCGGACTCTCCGGGGCCTGTTCGAGCTGTGCCATCTCGACGACGACCGTCAAGCTCGGCGTCGAGCGCATCTTGAAGGCCAAGCTCCCCTGGGTCACGAGTGTGGATGGAGACATCGACACCTCCATCGATTTTGAAGCAAGCGCCCGCCTCGGCACTGGTGGGTACGTACCCATCTCGATCCGCAAGAGCTAA
- a CDS encoding inorganic diphosphatase, producing the protein MDPITAVIEIPRGSKNKYEVDHETGAVWLDRTLFTPMSYPLDYGYIDDTLGEDGDPLDILLLVDVPTFPGCHVKTRPVACFIMSDENGRDVKILGVPAKDVRYERYQKLDDIPTHIRDEVEHFFGHYKDLEPGKSVTIEGWRDLGQAQDEIAASFKRYEH; encoded by the coding sequence ATGGACCCGATCACAGCGGTTATCGAGATCCCACGAGGATCCAAGAATAAGTACGAAGTCGACCACGAGACCGGAGCCGTTTGGTTGGATCGCACCCTCTTTACGCCGATGAGCTATCCACTTGACTATGGCTACATCGATGACACGCTGGGCGAAGACGGCGATCCACTCGACATCCTCTTGCTCGTCGACGTACCGACCTTCCCGGGGTGTCACGTCAAAACCCGCCCGGTTGCCTGCTTCATCATGTCCGACGAGAACGGCCGTGATGTCAAGATCCTCGGCGTGCCGGCCAAAGATGTCCGCTACGAACGCTACCAAAAGCTTGACGATATCCCGACTCACATCCGCGATGAGGTGGAGCACTTCTTCGGCCACTACAAGGATCTTGAGCCAGGCAAGTCGGTGACCATCGAGGGCTGGCGCGATCTCGGCCAGGCACAAGACGAGATTGCCGCCTCGTTCAAGCGATACGAGCACTGA
- a CDS encoding MFS transporter → MPTKRLPSLLLAVVAGVGVANTYYLQPLLHVVSVSLHLSGGNAGFLITVTQAGFVVGLAVLLPLGDRFDRRFLIVLTLLLAGIFDLGAGLVTGTIPLGASLIGVGIFSVVAQLAVTYVAAAAPIETRSSEIAKVMAGLLAGIVLARTYSGALSDLAGYHSVFLVAAGASVVLAIIVWVRLPVEEPKHPLTVVAMWRDGINLLRSEPILRLRSFLGMLSFGSFSIFWTTMAFALSAHPYHLSSGLIGLFGFAGLAGVLSARAVGALADRGHTALTTVASFGLIALSYFAFYLTHDSLMIFIVLTATLDAGIQGAQLSNQSLIYQLAPGAQGRITMVYMVFYFVGGVLGSSLASVLYGIGGWGAVTIAGTIAGVLGLVVWGVLATRERRWVSAIDHGDGAIQARQECD, encoded by the coding sequence ATGCCTACAAAGCGTTTACCTTCACTGCTGCTAGCCGTCGTCGCCGGTGTGGGTGTCGCGAACACGTATTACCTGCAGCCTTTGCTGCACGTCGTCTCTGTGTCGCTGCACCTCTCTGGTGGTAACGCCGGTTTTCTGATCACCGTCACCCAGGCGGGGTTCGTCGTTGGCCTTGCCGTGTTGCTGCCGTTGGGCGACCGTTTCGACCGCCGCTTTTTGATCGTATTGACACTGTTGTTGGCTGGGATCTTTGATCTTGGAGCTGGACTTGTCACTGGCACGATTCCGCTTGGGGCGTCGCTAATCGGAGTTGGGATCTTCTCGGTGGTGGCACAGTTGGCCGTCACCTACGTTGCGGCCGCGGCCCCAATTGAGACTCGTTCCTCAGAGATCGCGAAGGTGATGGCCGGCCTGTTGGCGGGTATCGTCCTGGCGCGCACCTACTCGGGAGCCCTCTCCGATCTCGCTGGTTATCACAGCGTGTTCTTGGTCGCAGCGGGGGCGTCGGTGGTGCTCGCGATCATCGTCTGGGTGCGACTGCCAGTCGAGGAGCCAAAGCATCCGTTGACGGTGGTAGCGATGTGGCGCGATGGCATCAATCTCTTGCGGTCTGAGCCGATTCTGCGGCTTCGTTCTTTTCTTGGCATGTTGAGCTTTGGTTCGTTCTCGATTTTCTGGACCACCATGGCATTTGCTCTCTCGGCGCACCCGTATCACCTCAGTTCAGGGCTGATCGGTCTCTTCGGCTTTGCCGGGCTGGCCGGAGTCTTGTCAGCTCGGGCTGTTGGTGCGCTCGCTGATCGTGGTCATACAGCCCTGACCACGGTGGCGTCGTTTGGGTTGATTGCGCTCTCCTACTTTGCCTTCTATCTGACGCATGACTCTCTGATGATCTTCATCGTCTTGACCGCGACGCTCGACGCCGGTATCCAGGGGGCTCAGCTGTCCAATCAGAGCCTGATCTACCAGCTTGCACCAGGTGCACAAGGGCGCATCACGATGGTCTACATGGTCTTTTACTTTGTAGGTGGCGTACTCGGATCTAGCCTTGCCTCTGTTTTGTATGGGATCGGCGGTTGGGGAGCTGTCACGATCGCGGGTACGATAGCTGGTGTGCTGGGCCTAGTCGTTTGGGGTGTCTTGGCGACCCGTGAACGACGATGGGTGAGTGCGATCGATCATGGCGATGGAGCGATCCAGGCGAGGCAAGAGTGTGACTAA
- a CDS encoding RDD family protein, producing MTKQVPVEQLATIGRRIEAFVFDAIVVFFGSLILQLLLGGMGGLENPIFSVVRLQMGVVVYTINIILIVAYFVALRALLGGQTLGARAAHVRVVAVEGYELDPVNAFIRLVVAFVSLVVIFLGYLPALFDPERRTLQDRIAHTIVVRESIGGPGTAGE from the coding sequence GTGACTAAACAAGTACCAGTTGAACAGCTGGCGACCATCGGTCGCCGTATCGAGGCCTTTGTGTTCGATGCGATTGTCGTGTTCTTTGGGAGTTTAATCCTGCAGCTGCTACTCGGTGGGATGGGGGGGCTTGAGAACCCGATCTTTTCCGTCGTTCGGTTGCAGATGGGCGTGGTCGTCTACACCATCAATATCATCTTGATCGTGGCATACTTCGTCGCGTTACGCGCACTCCTTGGGGGTCAGACCCTTGGTGCTCGTGCCGCGCATGTGCGCGTAGTAGCCGTTGAGGGCTATGAACTCGACCCCGTCAATGCGTTCATCAGATTGGTTGTCGCATTCGTCTCTCTGGTCGTCATCTTCCTTGGCTATCTCCCTGCGCTGTTCGATCCCGAGCGAAGAACCCTTCAGGATCGAATCGCTCACACCATCGTGGTCCGCGAATCGATCGGTGGACCTGGGACCGCTGGGGAGTGA
- a CDS encoding GNAT family N-acetyltransferase, with product MGRDRLSGFTFVPPGIRDAGSLTGRSFTQDDAQLLYDGVIASQRELIPWMAWARGYQFDMAVAFARYNTVVKGAKVTEVSYVACDDQHPFLGSFGLHARLGPGELEIGYWVDSRSTRRGIGTQMAALLTEAAFTIQGIEAVEIHHDRANHASGGIPRRLGYQRIGSQEREPEAPGEKGVEMLWRMECDDWPTSPGAQLLTSIREGP from the coding sequence GTGGGTAGGGATCGACTCTCAGGGTTTACATTTGTGCCACCAGGTATTCGTGATGCCGGTTCATTAACCGGCCGCTCATTCACCCAAGACGATGCGCAACTGCTCTATGATGGGGTGATCGCATCGCAGAGAGAGTTGATTCCATGGATGGCCTGGGCAAGGGGCTATCAATTTGACATGGCGGTAGCGTTCGCACGATATAACACCGTGGTAAAGGGCGCAAAAGTTACCGAGGTCTCTTACGTCGCCTGTGATGACCAGCATCCGTTCTTGGGCTCCTTTGGCCTGCACGCCCGCCTGGGTCCTGGCGAACTTGAAATCGGCTACTGGGTGGATTCACGTTCTACTCGGCGAGGCATCGGCACACAGATGGCAGCCCTCTTGACCGAGGCTGCCTTCACGATTCAGGGGATCGAGGCGGTAGAGATCCATCATGATCGTGCCAACCATGCCTCTGGAGGCATTCCACGAAGACTCGGCTATCAGCGTATCGGATCCCAAGAACGCGAACCAGAGGCTCCAGGCGAAAAGGGCGTCGAAATGCTGTGGCGCATGGAATGCGATGATTGGCCAACTAGCCCCGGCGCCCAGCTGTTGACCAGCATCCGAGAGGGTCCTTAG